Part of the Candidatus Aenigmatarchaeota archaeon genome, AACACAACTGGGAATTTAGATTCTTTAATTATTTTTATTATCTCAGATATTCCACCTCTATCTTCTGTTCCTGTGAGTCCGTCTATTTCATCTATCAGAAAAATCTTTCCTTTATTTAAAAAAGATAATTGTTTCATCGATTGTCCGAGAATTTCTTTTATTTGTGAAGCTGACCTAAAATCAGAAGCGTTGAGTTCTACTATCTGCAGGTTTTTTTCAACAGCCAGACTATGGACCAAACATGTTTTTCCAACTCCAGGAGGCCCAACTAAAAGAGCTGCCTTCTTTCCTGGTTTCCAATTTCTATACCATAGGAGAAATTGTTCAAGTGCTTTTTCCTGTCCGACAACTTCTGATGTTTTTCTAGGTTTGTATTTTTCAACCCAAAGCATATTGAATTTTTTAAATAAAGAAATTAAAAACTTAGATATGGATTCAAATAAAAGTTTTTATGGATTAAAATGGTGAGCTGTAAGAATAGTTCCAATATTTCTGATATATCTTTTATTTAAAATATTATTTTTTGAAGGGTACTTTCAATTTCTTGGAGAAAGGGAATTGATGGTTCATGATTTTATAACAAAAATTCTAGTAACAATCTGTATTGTTATAACCTTGGTATCTATAAAAAAATATCTTTTTGGATCAATTGAAAAAAGTTTAATTTCCCTCTTTAAGGAAAATCATGAAAAAAATTCATTTTCAAAAGTTATATCTGCATTTCTCTTCTATTCATTAATTTTGTTTGGTTCACTTTTGATATTGAATATATGGTTAAAATCTGAGATTTCCTGGCTTACAGACTTTATGAAATCCACTACAATATTAGCCCTAAGTTTTGTTGCCGGGCTATTCACATCTGGTTTATTGGGAAACATGATAGCATATTTAATAATAAATAGGTTGCAGGAAGTTAAGGTTGGGAACAGAGTAAGCATAGGAAATGTTTATGGGGATATTGAAAGTATTGGTTTGTTTTTTATCCATATAAGAAATATAGACAATGAGTATGTCAACATACCCAACATAGTTGCGCTCACAAAGGGCATCAAAAATTATAGCACTATCAAGAAAATAATCATATCAGTAACTGTACCCCTGCCATATGTCGTAGATTTGAAAGAAGCTGAAGAAATTTTCATGGAGGCCATAAATAAAACTGATGGTCTTATAAGAGGGGAAGACACCAAACCTGTTATATGGTTGGATAGTTTGACGGAATATTCTGCCATATATAAAGTTAGGATCTACATAGAAAACCCAAAAAAGAGAGAGGAGGTCAAGAGCTATCTTCTTAAAAATATAATAAAAGAAATTGAAAAGAGAAAAATAAAGATGCCACTTCCAAGAAGGATGAAATTTGATAAAGGAAAAGACTGATTATTTTTTATTTATCAAAACAAACTGGGACAACATAGCCTCTAATTGTATCAATGGGTCTCCACCCTCAGATATTCTGAAATCATATTCCCCAAGCTGAGATATCATCTGCATCTTCTTTTCATCCGATATGTCAATCTCATATATATTAGTGTGACAGGCCTTTATTATATCTTCACCAGCAATACCCTGTTTTATTATCATTTCATATAACTTTTTTCTGGCAGATTTGAAATCTCCATTTAAAGCAAGCTCTATCATCTCTTTTACATCTTTTGGTTTTGCCTTACTTGTGATTTCATAAACTACATTCTCTGTTATTTTTTCCCCAACCATTGAACAGGATTGGAGTATATTTGTTGCTTTTCTTAAATCCCCCTCACTTAATTGATATATGGCTTCTAATGCAGACTTTTCCACATTCAATTTTTCTCCTCTGATTATCCTTTCAAGATATTGGAAAATATCTTCCTTGGAAAGAGTTGAAAATCTAAATACAGCACATCTAGATTGTATTGGAGTTATTATCTTTGAAGAATAATTGCAAGATAATATGAACCTGCAAACCTTGGAATACTGTTCTATAGTTCTCCTCAAGGCATGCTGAGCATCGGAGGTAAGGGCATCACTCTCATCCAGAAATATTATTTTGAAAGGTGCGTCTATTGGTCTTATTTTTGCGAAGTCCTTTATCCTTGTCCTAACAACATCTATTCCTCTAGCATCCGATGCATTTGTTTCCTGGAAATTTAGATGCCATTTTTCCCCAAATAAATCATGGGCTATGGCGATTGCCGATGCTGTTTTACCTGTTCCCGGTGGCCCGGCAAATAGCATGTGTGGTATTGACTTCTCCTTGACAAAAACCTTCAATCTATCAACAACATGTTTTTGATTGACTATCTCATCAAGCGTCTTTGGTCTGTATTTCTCTGTCCAAATTTCCATTGCCATCACATAATTATCTTTGTGTTCATATATTTAAAAGGGATTTTGATGAAAATTTCAATAACCGGTGTTCCTTGCACGGGAAAAACGGAAATATCAAAAAAATTATCCGAGAGACTCGGTTGGGAAGTTATATCGGTGAATGAAGTCGCGGAGAAATTGAATGCTTACAAAGGTTTTGATAAAAAAATGGAATCAAAAATCTTAGACATTGAAAAAATTAAAAGGTATTTCAAGGATATAAAGGAGAATGTAATAATAGAGGGGCATGTGGCACATGAAATACCATCAGATATAGTAATTGTTTTGAGATGTGATCCAAAGGTCCTGAAGAAGAGATTGAAAAAAAGATATCCAAAAAACAAAGAAAAAATAAAGGAAAACTTGGATGCTGAAATCCTTGGTGTGATAACTTCTGAGGCTGTTGATGCTAATAAAAAAGTTTTTGAAATTGATACGACAAAAAAAACGATTGAACAAAATGTGGATGATATACTGAACATACTAGATGGAAGGATTTTGGAATATCAAGTTGGTCTTATAGACTGGTTGGAAAAATATGAAAAATGGTTAATAAGGTGATTTTATGGGTGAAGTGTTTGTTGCAACAAAGGCTTTAATTTTAAAGAATGGTAAAATTTTGGTAATAAAACAAAAATTTGATGGTAAAGAATATTTGGATCTACCTGGGGGAAGAATGGAATACGGTTTAACACCAGAAGAAAATATTAAAAAAGAAGTTAAGGAAGAGTTGGGGGTTGATGTCAAAATTATTGGTTTAGTTGGTGTTTACCAATTTTTTAGATTTTCAGATAAGAATCAGGTTGTTTGCATAGTTTATCTCTGCGAACCTATAAGCAAAAAAATTGATCTGAATTTAAACCCCGACAAAACTGAAAATATATTTTGGTTTAAGTGGGTTAAACCTTCAGAATTTGTTAAATTAGAATCTTATCCTTTCAAAGGTTTGGAGGATATGAAAAGACTGGTCACTAATTATTTTAAAAATGAATACAAGAAAAGAAGATGAAAATATATTATTTCTTCTCCTTGTTGTCCTCCTTTGTCTTTTCTTCTATCTCTTTCTCAAGTCCTAATTTCTCAACAAGCTCCTTATATCTGTTCCTGATTGTAACTTCAGTAACATTTACAATAGAAGCAACCTCTCTTTGTGTTCTCTTTTCCCCGTTTAAAACACATGAAATGTATATTGCGGCCGCTGCAACACCTGTTGGTCCTTTTCCACTTGTGATGTCAAGTTTCTTTGCTTTTCTCAGAATTTCAATTGCCCCGGCCTGAACCTTATCACTCAAATTTAACATAGAAGCAAATCTAGGAACAAATGTTATCGGTTCGGCAGGCAATATCCTTATCTTCAGTTCTCTTGATATGTATCTATAGGTTCTTCCTATGTCTCTCTTTTCAAGGCCTGATGCTTCTGCTATCTCATCCAATGTCCTTGGTGTGTGATATTGTCTAGAGACACCATAAACAAGAGCAGCAATAACAGATTCTATTGACCTTCCTCTGACTAATCCTTTGTCAACTGCTTCCTCATAATATCTTCCAACTTTTTCATGAACTGATTTTGGAAGGTTGAGGAATGATATTATCCTTTGCAATTCTGACAAAGCAAATGAAAGATTTCTATCCTTTGATTCTATAAGCCTCTTGT contains:
- a CDS encoding adenylate kinase family protein; this translates as MKISITGVPCTGKTEISKKLSERLGWEVISVNEVAEKLNAYKGFDKKMESKILDIEKIKRYFKDIKENVIIEGHVAHEIPSDIVIVLRCDPKVLKKRLKKRYPKNKEKIKENLDAEILGVITSEAVDANKKVFEIDTTKKTIEQNVDDILNILDGRILEYQVGLIDWLEKYEKWLIR
- a CDS encoding replication factor C small subunit — its product is MEIWTEKYRPKTLDEIVNQKHVVDRLKVFVKEKSIPHMLFAGPPGTGKTASAIAIAHDLFGEKWHLNFQETNASDARGIDVVRTRIKDFAKIRPIDAPFKIIFLDESDALTSDAQHALRRTIEQYSKVCRFILSCNYSSKIITPIQSRCAVFRFSTLSKEDIFQYLERIIRGEKLNVEKSALEAIYQLSEGDLRKATNILQSCSMVGEKITENVVYEITSKAKPKDVKEMIELALNGDFKSARKKLYEMIIKQGIAGEDIIKACHTNIYEIDISDEKKMQMISQLGEYDFRISEGGDPLIQLEAMLSQFVLINKK
- a CDS encoding NUDIX hydrolase, with amino-acid sequence MGEVFVATKALILKNGKILVIKQKFDGKEYLDLPGGRMEYGLTPEENIKKEVKEELGVDVKIIGLVGVYQFFRFSDKNQVVCIVYLCEPISKKIDLNLNPDKTENIFWFKWVKPSEFVKLESYPFKGLEDMKRLVTNYFKNEYKKRR
- a CDS encoding transcription initiation factor IIB; the protein is MSETKMKTNKCPDCGSTLFVEDKTRGELVCAKCGLVLEEGFIDRGQEWRSFDSEQSASRARGGAPLTFTKHDKGLTTEIGKGLGELYKVPGKKRAQYYRLKKWHKRLIESKDRNLSFALSELQRIISFLNLPKSVHEKVGRYYEEAVDKGLVRGRSIESVIAALVYGVSRQYHTPRTLDEIAEASGLEKRDIGRTYRYISRELKIRILPAEPITFVPRFASMLNLSDKVQAGAIEILRKAKKLDITSGKGPTGVAAAAIYISCVLNGEKRTQREVASIVNVTEVTIRNRYKELVEKLGLEKEIEEKTKEDNKEKK
- a CDS encoding mechanosensitive ion channel family protein, with protein sequence MVHDFITKILVTICIVITLVSIKKYLFGSIEKSLISLFKENHEKNSFSKVISAFLFYSLILFGSLLILNIWLKSEISWLTDFMKSTTILALSFVAGLFTSGLLGNMIAYLIINRLQEVKVGNRVSIGNVYGDIESIGLFFIHIRNIDNEYVNIPNIVALTKGIKNYSTIKKIIISVTVPLPYVVDLKEAEEIFMEAINKTDGLIRGEDTKPVIWLDSLTEYSAIYKVRIYIENPKKREEVKSYLLKNIIKEIEKRKIKMPLPRRMKFDKGKD